aggtaaaataggGCTGTTATGGGTTGTTATGAGCAATAAGAACATCTTGCTGTTAGATAGTTTAGCTAAATGAggttcaaaaagttttattcttctGTAGTCGTCACTAGGGTGATATGAGTTAAAATGCTCTTCTGCCAACGAAGAGAGGGGAACATTTTTGAATGCTTGATTTTcacgtctaccagtctgttattactATGCAACATCATTTGTGAATGATTAGTGAAGATCCACCCATGGGCGCACAATTCATAAGTGGACTCCACTTCTAAgcaaaaggttgcatctgtaagccaAAATCATCCAACTGTCCACCAGTAAGTGTGGAAACAGTGGAGTGCATCTGGGCAAGGTTCACACAAAGTCCTCAGTAATCCACCATGAAAGAAAGCAAAGAAATGGACATCCCACagccgactgtgtggaagattcaGCTCAAGCTTTTGTGAGTTATCCCTACCGATTGCAATTGTTACAGGCCCTGAAACCAGACGACAAAACAAGGCGATGTTCTTTCTGCAAGAGTCTGCAAACTCTTATGGAAAGCGATGGTTTTATGGAATCTTCAGTGTATAGTGATGAAGCTGCCTTCCACCTATAAGCACAGTTAACAAACAGAATGCTAGACTCTGGAAGAAAAAACCCACATGTCTACATGAAGCGTACGTGAgactcccccaaggtgaatgtgtgttgcactataacctgtaggaaagtgtacgaCCCCTTCTTGTTCCATGAGGCAACAATCCTGGGGATTTCATACCTAGacatgctacagatatggcttctgcgaCAGCTGgagcaggaaatcccaggtttcatcttcctacAGGACAGGGCACCTCTTCCCCCAtattcacaatgaagtcagaagtgagatcAATATGTAACTATCAAACAGATGGATTGACTGTGTAGGTGGTGATGATaatgaacttcttccttggcttcCACGTTCCCTGGAACTTACACCTTGTGTCTATGATAGTCTACAAGCCCCCCTTATCACCCTCCATGCATGATATGCGGGGACACAtctcagaagccattgcatcagtcaatcatTATACTCTACAACATGTATGGTGGGAACTTTACTACAGGCTTGATGTGCTGAGTAACAAAAGGGGCTCACATTGATCACCTCTGATGTTGAAAGATTTTTCGATGTTGCGCAGCAAaattttttgagtttctgtttccattgatatcaaattctgcatctgttattaaatgtgagttattAGGGATTCAAATTGAGAAGATCATTTTTAATAACCCCGTACTTTGTGTATTAATTCCTCGCAGCTTTCAGTATCTCTATAACAGTCAATGAGAACCTTTCTGGCCATGAGATAATCACACAGGTAGCTGGCCCGTGTTAGAGTTCTGATAAGTGTGCTATAACAAGTCCCAAACATATGCCATCAGATGATGACACGGGGTAAATGTTCATCTTCTGTAAGTAAGCAATGATAATTTCCATTCAATGGCTATACACATAGATCTTGAAAGCATATGGTGTTGATACATTGAGTATATTATAAAATTGCATAACTTTTCAAGTAGTATTGAGGATATGGTGCTATAGTCTGAAGTTTACATTGTTACTTCAGTTGTCTAGACTTACTGGAGTTCTAGCGTTGGCTCATAATAACGGCTTTAACATAGTAagatagtttgtaaggccgaatgaagacaatgtccatctagtccagcctgtctatcctcctgtgttgttggtccagagaaaaaccccaagagcagaagccaattagcccttttgttcacatctgtgttgaagGTTCCATTTCTCTTTATGTAAAATACTGGACATCATGAAGGAAACTCAATGGACCCAATTAAAGTCCAACATATCTGTTGGGTGTCATTGGTATCTGACATATCAGGCATTTGGCACCGCTGTCACTCTCATTGTTGAGTTTCTATAATGGAGCAAAACAACAGAAATATATAATGACGGTGTGAACAAAGGCCTTACTTTTTGACATTTGACATAAAAGTTAGATTTTCCTTCGAAATGCATGTGTGTTTGGGAATGTAACAAAGCGGAGCACGTGTGGCCGCCACAACACTGAATCAGAGACCTCTTAGTGATTATTGGGGTCTCAGCTTTCATGATATGCCAGATTGGTGAGAACATACAAGATATTTATTGGCCAACCCCTTAAGAGTAAAAATTCCTATCTGCATACCCATGGTCACAGTTGAagattttatgtatatattcCTTAGTTATAACAGTAACAATATATTTGTTAGAGGATAGAGTCTAGATATAATTGAGATAACAATGCTATGTGCTTCACCAGTATTAACAAAATGTGGCTTCTGGGTGATTTCTTTTCTAAAACAACTCAATACTTTGACTTTACaggaaaagaaagtaaaaatctgCCACTCACTTGGGAAGATCAAATTGGGCGTGCCTTTACCGCAGGCATTCAGTACAAAAACAGAGGCCTAATAGTGAACAAAACAGGCCTGCACTTCCTGTATTCCTCTATCTACTTCCGGGGGAAGGATTGTATTAAGCAAGAGTTGGCACATACTGTCTACAAGAAGACCTTAAGGTATCCAGGAGATATCAAACTCATGGAAAATAAAGAAGATCACAGCTGTATCCCACCTGTTATGTGGGGAAGACACAGTTATCTAGGAGCTGTATTCAACCTCACCACTTATGATGAACTATATGTCAATGTTTCCAATGTCAACTTAGTAGGCTTTGATGAAACAAAAACCTTCTTTGGCCTTTACAAGTTATGATAGAAACCTAAAATATCCTGAATATATTAGATCAATTGTGATTTTGAAATGATATTATGAAAGTTGTCTTCATCCAATACATTCTCTGTGTAAGGGGAAACTCAATCTGTAATCTCCTGGGATCCTAATACAATATCTTTTTTCTTAATCTTCCACCACACAGAAGATGTGCAATAATAATCCTTGTGGTTGTTATACCCCagatatttttatacattttccatGTTTTAATGGATTTAAGTTATATTTATCTTTTCTGGAGTGAAGAAACGTTGAGCCAACGCCATTGGACTATTCCATTTTCTCTTGGATCAGCATTTTAGGGAATCTGTTGAAAGACTTGTTCACATGTACAGGAACCATTTTGAAAGAAACCTGGACACTGAAATTTTAGGTTAAACGACTAAATGAACTAATTCCATGGATGCATTTAGGAAGAGTCTTTATCTAGACACCAATATAATGCAACGCTTTGATGAAGTATGAATGAAACAGGAGCAAACTGAAAGGACAACCAATTAGTTAAACTGATAACAAGTCTGTACACTCATAGAAGGTTAAGGTTCTTCAAGGGGCAGTCAGAGACCCCCAAACTACTCTTTATTTCGCTAATGATGTTACATGAAACCACTTTTGTAATTGACTTACTATTAAAAATATGCCCTGTTTCTGCCATCCATGCTACCTTCCTGTTCCCTTGCTGTCAAATCCTATATACTTACTCTGACATCACATACAGAATTCTATGAGCCTTTGTGGCTTGATGTATGGGTACATCATTAGTAGCTATGTCACTAGAAGTAGACTTTGGGAGTCTGAAGAGGGTCAGATTTTCATGTGCCGTCAGGATTTGAGAGGAGGACACCATGCAATCGGTATGAAAAGTAGAGTGCCCGCCTCCCTGCCATGTTCCCTAACAGaaccataacttaatttatggtgcagtgaggatgtgacaggttccctttaatgttatATCATAATTTATTTACCCCCACCTTGTTATATAGACAAAAGTATAAGCTAAAGAGCTATACAAGGCAATGTTTTTTCACCTTTAAAGTATTGAGATGTGTAATTAAGTAATTATTGTTGtgttgacttaaggcccatttacatacaacggttatcgctcaaaatccgttcaaacaaacaattttgcacaataatAGGTACGTTAAAACTTGAAGCCATTGTGCTCTATTCGTTCATTTATCGTTTATCGCCGAGTTTCAGCCTGAATAACAATGGTcgttagtttgtttgtttttcacttcctttaaatggcatttgtacagtcgtttgaaagactgaacaacttgaaGAGAGGGATAATTGTTTTTCTTGCTAAACCCAATGACTGCTTGTTAAGTCATGTGGCAGAAGACAAtagcttttcttcacactaaaaACCTCCTGATCAGAGATTCCTCGTATAAACAcccacccacctgagcaaacaacatatacagtatttacatcgctaatgagggaaatggagaggatttcaaacgATTATCTTTATGCATAAATACTCAGCATTTGTATGCAAAAAAAGTGGTTAATTTATTTGTTCATGTGACaatccttgtgtgtaaatggggctttagtgtaGAGCACTGTGTATGTCTTATCATTTAAGTGAATGTAGCCAATAAATGGAAAGCACTATTGTATTGTCTTATGTAAATAGACTATTTATTTTAGGATTGTTTTAAACATTGTTTGCAATTTTTATTAGCTTTTAATACAAGTTATTTAAGGATCGCTCATCATTCATTATGCTAATTGTCTTCCAGTACGTATAAGGCAGCTAGTATCACCTTTTTTCTATTGCTTTCTATCCAAAATGTTCTGGAGTCTCTCCCTTCAGTGGCTCATATGATCTCATTTACTTGGTTTTGTGTTCTCTCATGAAGTCACAATTTTGGTCATCAGAATTTCCTGTGTGATGAAACTGCATGGCTCTTCACAGGAGGAACTGAAACTCTTGTTACAATTACTGTTGTTGGTTATAATAAAGAAAATGAAAGCTATTTCAGCATCctttactgtatatttatggtatTTAGCTTATTTAGATAAATATACaaggtcctcccagcaggcagaagtgttactggcttcatctggtcatgtgaggctgtgctgatgcatcatgggattgctagcacagtACAGAGGAAGAAATTTACATTTAAAAATCAAAATAGTACCTGAtatgtatcagacaggaggctgcattgcacgaaagtgactgcaatatactgtacattagaGACGTCCAGAGTGTGACATGTATTGAAAtgaggggtacagcgatgggaaaaatatatttttgctggagtgaccctttaaaaaCATAGCCTTGTGGGAGTCCTATGATTTACATAGTTTCTACATAAAAGAACACAAATCATAGAATTAGTAACATAGAATATAAGGTCGAAAAAAGACActtgtccatctggttcagcctattaatccacaatgttgatccagagaaaggcaaaaaaacccccaatgaggtagaagccaattttccccatttatggTAAAAAATTCTTCCCTGACTCCAAAATACTGTGACTTTAAATATTCTTAGTCTGTGGCTCATAAGGCACCATAGGGTACACAGTGTGCAAGTTGGATgcacatatatagtatataatattggaaacaaatatgcaaataaaaagcAAATAATTGAGTTGAAACGCATTCTGTTGAGTAGTATCTGATCTTTATACTTTATATACAAAGGTAAACTATGATGCTGATAGGAGATAGATCTGAGGTGTCTACGAGTGGTTTGGCCATGTTATGACTACTAATGTCATACCTTACCATGAATGGTCCTAGCGGAAGAAATTTTCCAATGTACCGAGATTAGGCCTAAGTAAGGAAAAGACAAGAAtaatgatttttttgtattgtcaTCCATAATAAACAAATACATGACAATCGAAAAAATAGAGAAGGTTTCTTCTGAAGCAGCCGCCCTCTTCTATAATTTCACTATTTTTAATTTCGGATTTGGTAATTCTTTACAGTTTACTCTCATAAAGAAGGTTACAAGAAATTGTGAAAATATTCTACTAATGTTCCCAACCAAATCTGATGTTAAATATCCAAAAAATAGAAACAGAGCTTCACGGCATAAAGCGAAATGTGATTTCTTCACCCAAGTTTTAGGTGTTTTGGATATTGGATACTTTGGAGGACTTGGATTCTGTGTCCTGGATGCGCTTGCACCCCATCTTCATGACCTATTCTTGTTTGTGTGCTCCACCTATGCAAACTTGGTGTTAAATTGTGGCTCACACCCTAGTAAGTATAATTGCCAACCCCCCCTTAACAAATACATTAAGGTCTCATTATCTATTGTATTACCTGTAATGTTTGATGTTCTGTTGCATTTAAAATTACATTGGACAATAAAAATAGAAACATTTGATACATCTATTTACAAACAAAAATATATCATATTTTATCACTCAGCAAGGTACCatgtaaaagatgaaaaaaaatcagtAGGGAAGATTCATTTTCCTAATTGGATATATTTAATTGTAAGATAAATACAAACGTAAGACAAACCAACAGAATATCTAGAGGGTAACGTAGTGGTTAACCAACATTACATGGGTTTTCGAGGAGTAAAATAAGAATACCATCCGAACTCTGGCCTCCTTCCAATCAACAGGATCAGGAATCAAAGTGAATGGGAATGAACTGCAGTGCACAGTTGCCAAATCCATTCATTCTGTTATGATGGAATAtcaatgttttatttttgggAGTTTGATACCTGGTTTTCCCGCTGACCAGGCATCCTACGGATAGGCAAATATGCTTCCTAAAAAATACCCTTAAAGAGTCTCTGTAACCTCTGACCATCCCCGTAAGCTAATGAGTGAataattgttaggttgtgctgctgggacatgtagtactatggtttctagcagcacaagctcacaggtgtggcatgattgtgctggctgggtgtggtcaTCTCCTGCttgccaatcccctgggtctttgctcacatatatacctagctcctgtcagtgtctgtttggtgtccagggtgagcagtcatgaatccttgtctgttgcaactTGCTGTAtgtttggtgtcttgttggttcatgtccgtttattttctgtcagttttatgtcagtttgtctttgctttgtcctgctgagtcATTTGCCATTTCTGGCCTAGGGTGACCCtaagggtcctctagtagatgcatcttgctagtgtagggaccacaagacacaaggagcctggTTGTGGCCTTACGGCTTAAGgttattggccaatgtacgaaccaatacctcgtacttttatagctatatcatctgcttatgtgtacaagtatgcaaggtgagtgttttggtcatttgtcagtctttATGTTATATCTGTCCGTCCGTCCAGTCCGCAGCATGCAGTTATCTGTCTAGTTGGTGTTTCCGTCAGCACGTCCAGTCTGAATTAAGTTTTAGGTCCCTGTATTTGTGAGGTCCCCGTCTTTTGGGCACAtttgtgtgggcccggtgcttattTGTCCACATGAACATAACAATAAAGGATGCAGAGTTCAAATCTGTAATTTATATCGTTATGCTCCCTCCTGTTCAGTTGATTTGCTCTTGCAAACCGACCATTCACTTCAAGCTACTGCATAAAGGGATTAGTCCTCTCCATTATGTGCATGCTCACTAGTCCTCTCTATGCAGGCGCATAGCAGGTGAACCGGAGAATAAAAATTGCAGATTTGAACTCCCCCTTATACTATTCACTCATTAGTATATGGGGTGGTCAGAGGTGACAAATTCTCTTTAAAGAGAGAAGATGGAGAGATCTGATGCACTCCATATAACACTTTTAGTTTTCCTCACTGTTGTCATACACAGtaacacatactgtatatcttGCAGGAAATGCTAATGTATTATTCACTAGATAGTGGTGCTAATAAAAGTAGAAGAACATAGTAAcaaagtgtgtaaggctgaagaaagacaCCCATCCATCATTTCAgtttattatcctgcaatgttgatccagaggaaggcaatatgaaataaaaaggtttggtaccatgttagccagtataGCAAAGTGTGATAGGttgtcagtgagagaaaccaagtcatcttgtagatatgataccttataatggctaacaaaaatacatgatgttacagcaagctttcaggttcttgttatcgacccttcatcaggctaaaagaTGCTAAACCTGTCGCTTCTATAGTGACATTCCAACTAGTTTCGGATTATACAGTAGATAAAAAATTGATTGCTGGATATAGGCCTAAGTCCAGATGAACGGAACAAAATGGCGGACGACCTAACCATCTCAATATCTCTCTTATACATTATCACACCTCCCTTTTTTAGATGGGCAGCGGTAGTTGATCCCCACAGACCACCTCCAAAGCCCATCCCTGTCGTCTCGTAAGAGGAATTCAAAAGGGGAGGAGGTCAGTTCCACTTTCCTAGTGACCTGACCgccagctgattgatactggacaacTGGGGGGACACTTTCTCAATCTTGTTATAGGACACCTCCCCTTTTTGGTGCTGAGGAAGGCAAGAAACgccatgagatagaagccaattttcttcattttagggaTACAACAATTccatcctgactccaagtctggcaatcagaataatccccagatcaccgacccctctgaagtaatcagtaattataacatgttatattgttacactcaagaaaggcatccaggccctattcttaaactcttttattgagttcgccattgccacatcctcaggcacagagttctatagtctcactgctctaacagtaaagaatccccttgtATTTCGGTGTACAAACCCTGATGCAGAGGATGCCCTGTTGTTACAGTCCCAGTCCTGGATATAAGCAGGTCATGAGATAGATCTCTGCATTTACACTGATTAATTATTGTTcgttttcactcatttgaacgatttttgaacaataatcatgtcatgtaaaagggccttaagtgtgtCAGGTTAATAATACAAGATGCTGAGAACATGCTAATACTCCCAGCATCGATAACATTAGCTCATTTTcatttaatattttattatagtATACTAACTGCAAACTTTGTATCATTCTATAACATTTATGTCACTTTATCTGCACTATCATAATGGTTAATCTAAGTGATTTACCTTCAGGTGGGTTCTGTTTGCAGCATATTAGGCTTGTGTCTCTGCACGCTATGCATTGAGGATGTGGTCATCAAGATTGTCAAATAGTTTCATCTAGATTGTCATATAAGTCTCACAATACAAATAGCATTTCCTTCCTTAGAATAGTTTCCATTGCTCGCTAAAAGGTTTCATTTTTTACATAGATTATATGGAGGCATTAATATTTTAAGTATGCTGGGATTTTT
Above is a window of Eleutherodactylus coqui strain aEleCoq1 chromosome 3, aEleCoq1.hap1, whole genome shotgun sequence DNA encoding:
- the FASLG gene encoding tumor necrosis factor ligand superfamily member 6, producing the protein MQHLNMSYAQQPVFWMNQHESPIILSHSTMRPPPPPPPITFPDFRKKRRKDGTCTYLAIISLLVFIALAGVGLGTYKILQLQKELDEIKEYSSDAQLSPSSAKLRGLETPPEKIEGRLAAHVTGKESKNLPLTWEDQIGRAFTAGIQYKNRGLIVNKTGLHFLYSSIYFRGKDCIKQELAHTVYKKTLRYPGDIKLMENKEDHSCIPPVMWGRHSYLGAVFNLTTYDELYVNVSNVNLVGFDETKTFFGLYKL